The region GGAGTATGCAGAAGTATGGGTGTTAGCAGCTGGGTATGGGGATTTCAGAATTATAGTAAAAATGTAAATATTCAAGTAGATAAATGCTCAGCATCATTGTAACACTGCCATAGTGGTATAAAGTCCACTGTGCTGataatgtgtctgtgtctccctAGCGGAGGCCAAGGGCCAGTCCTGCGAGTTCAGCGGGCGTGTCTACCAGCATGGAGAGGACTTCCAGCCCAGCTGCCAGCACCAGTGCAGCTGCATGGACGGGGTGGTGGGCTGCATGCCACTCTGCCCCCACCAGGTGTCCCTGCCCGACTGGCGCTGCTCCCGGCCAAGGCTGGCACGGCCCTTGGGCCGCTGCTGTGCGGAGTGGGTCTGTGACGACAACAACCACATCAGTGAGGACCCAGAGGAACCTCCACAGGTAGCCCTGCCCAACCCACAACCCCTCCCAAACCACATCAACAACCAGCTCCAGGAACAGCCACGCTATCAGGCCAGCACTGGAGTCACCTTTAGAGGTACAGTAAACAACCTATCCCAATGTCTCATTCTTCCACAGTCTCTATCCAGGCATAATCCTATCTTGGTCATAATCTGAACCTTGTATGTTTCTCTTAATTGTAACCCTGTATGTTTCTCTTAATTGTAACCCTGTATGTTTCTCATGattccctgtcctctcctttcaGAGGTGGTGCCCCTCCCCAGGTCCCAGGTGTTGCTAAGCGCCAGATGCTTCCCGCAGACCACTGATTGGACGGAATGTTCCACTACCTGTGGGATGGGCATCTCCAGTCGGGTGACCAATAACAACGCAGACTGCCAGCTTGTCAGAGAGACACGACTGTGTCAAGTCCGCCAATGTGACCTGCGACTTACCCCAGCAATCAAGGTACAATGAGGCTCCTCTCAATGTCTGATATGTTTGTGGGAAATTATGAAGCATGCACGTAGAGCACATAGAACATATTAATATTTCATTTTTGATGATGAGAACCTTTGCAATATGACTATTTATTATGGTTTATGTAGCTCAGTTGTCTAACTGTGTTTGTTAACTGTGTGTTTGTTGACTGTCCAGAGGGGAAAGAAGTGCCAGCGTTCAGTGCGCCCTCAGGAGCCAATCAGCATCAACTTTGCTGGCTGCTACACAGCACGGCATTATCGACCTCGCAGCTGCGGCTCCTGTGTGGACAGACGATGCTGCACCCCTTCACTGACCCGCACCGTCCGCCTGCGCTTCCACTGTCCCGACGGAGAGGGCTTCACACGCAACGTCATGTGGATCCAGCGCTGCAGCTGCAAGAAGAGCTGTCACATTCACGGCTCCCCCTCAAGGCCCTCTGTCAGCCTACACAATGACATCCACACCTTCAGGCACTGAGTCAGGATTAGCAGGATGCCCAACCCCAGCCTCCACACACTGGATAGGGCTAGGGCATGCTAGTCTCTCCCCATCTTCCATACGCCCTCTGCCCACAGATAGCCCTGCCTTTCAGCCCCTTCCTGGACATCAGTGTGGCTGGCAGCCTCTCCCCGCCTGCACCAGCACAAGACtatgggagagagagctaggtgGCCGCTCCCCCCATCCAGGCAGAACTATTGCTTGCACTTTAAGCTTCCTGACACATTGCCCCCAGTTATCCAACATGAGAGATGGGTAGCTATTTGGTGCAACTCTCTGCGGCTAGGTCCAGTTCCCCTTCCCTGCTGATGACCCAGCCACTGAACTGTTCCGGTGCAGGAAGGGACAGCACTGAGCACAACAGACTATAGATGTCCTGATGTCACTTTCTTGATGTCATGTTGGAATTATGGGTGAAATATGTAAATGAATCCTCTGCTTTTCaccttttttattattattttttatttgttaacaTTGTCAAGTCCCTCTATATAACCAC is a window of Oncorhynchus mykiss isolate Arlee chromosome 11, USDA_OmykA_1.1, whole genome shotgun sequence DNA encoding:
- the LOC110535861 gene encoding CCN family member 1 — translated: MLSLVSLRRTVSTLFVLLSSAAVMVESDCPAQCSCGPSPPLCPVGVSWVTDACGCCKVCARQFNQDCSPSQPCDHIKGLHCHLGAGGNPERGLCRAEAKGQSCEFSGRVYQHGEDFQPSCQHQCSCMDGVVGCMPLCPHQVSLPDWRCSRPRLARPLGRCCAEWVCDDNNHISEDPEEPPQVALPNPQPLPNHINNQLQEQPRYQASTGVTFREVVPLPRSQVLLSARCFPQTTDWTECSTTCGMGISSRVTNNNADCQLVRETRLCQVRQCDLRLTPAIKRGKKCQRSVRPQEPISINFAGCYTARHYRPRSCGSCVDRRCCTPSLTRTVRLRFHCPDGEGFTRNVMWIQRCSCKKSCHIHGSPSRPSVSLHNDIHTFRH